One Capra hircus breed San Clemente chromosome 29, ASM170441v1, whole genome shotgun sequence genomic region harbors:
- the FGF19 gene encoding fibroblast growth factor 19: MSGPGLRAAPASARRLVHSRGKGVEANGLGTGVMVGSAVSFISLHNQTRPDGSDLASPQRLREELRSFQRKRASFSSRSGAAGPPPSLPHPHHQICAQSSEPEGGAMRSSPSRRSVARALVLAGLWLAAAGRPLAFSDAGPHVHYGWGESVRLRHLYTAGPQGLYSCFLRIHSDGAVDCAQVQSAHSLMEIRAVALSTVAIKGERSVLFLCMDADGKMQGLTQYSAEDCAFEEEIRPDGYNMYWSRKHHLPVSLSSSRQRQLFKSRGFLPLSHFLPMLSTIPAEPEDLQEPLKPDFFLPLKTDSMDPFGLATKLGSVKSPSFYS, from the exons ATGTCGGGACCCGGGCTCCGCGCAGCCCCGGCCAGCGCCCGGAGACTAGTGCATTCCCGGGGGAAGGGTGTTGAAGCCAATGGCCTGGGCACGGGGGTGATGGTGGGCTCCGCcgtctccttcatttctttacaCAATCAAACTCGCCCAGACGGGAGCGACCTGGCCTCGCCCCAGCGCCTCCGGGAGGAGCTGCGAAGTTTCCAGCGAAAGAGGGCCTCCTTCTCTTCCAGATCTGG GGCCGCGGGGCCGCCGCCCAGCCTCCCGCACCCTCATCACCAGATCTGCGCGCAGAGCTCCGAGCCCGAGGGAGGTGCCATGCGGAGCTCTCCGAGCCGGCGCTCCGTGGCCCGCGCCCTGGTACTGGCCGGCCTCTGGCTGGCCGCAGCCGGGCGCCCCCTGGCCTTCTCGGATGCGGGGCCGCACGTGCACTACGGCTGGGGCGAGTCGGTTCGCCTGCGGCACCTGTACACCGCGGGCCCGCAGGGCCTCTACAGCTGCTTTCTGCGCATCCACTCCGACGGCGCCGTGGACTGCGCGCAGGTCCAGAGCGCGCACA GTTTGATGGAGATCAGGGCGGTCGCTCTGAGCACCGTGGCCATCAAGGGCGAGCGCAGCGTGCTGTTCCTCTGCATGGACGCCGACGGCAAGATGCAAGGGCTG ACCCAGTACTCAGCCGAGGACTGCGCTTTCGAGGAGGAGATCCGTCCTGACGGCTACAACATGTACTGGTCCAGGAAGCACCATCTCCCGGTCTCTCTGAGCAGCTCCAGGCAGAGGCAGCTGTTCAAAAGCAGGGGCTTCCTGCCGCTGTCTCACTTCCTGCCCATGCTGTCCACCATCCCGGCCGAACCCGAAGACCTCcaggaacccctgaagcctgatttCTTTCTGCCCCTGAAAACAGATAGCATGGACCCTTTCGGGCTCGCCACCAAACTGGGATCAGTGAAGAGTCCCAGCTTCTATAGTTAA